From a single Bacillus sp. NEB1478 genomic region:
- a CDS encoding helix-turn-helix domain-containing protein → MNLGEKIRYFRRVKNLSQQELAAGICSIPYLSKIENGVTEPSEEIQQHLAARLEIRLDSMDENEIIQKYIDLFYSLYQKDYQSADQKFQTLTTSHSQSVDEEILHKIFKSIYLLLAKDEINEVQVLLKEVSYIDSVMNSEKAFYYNIARGQLSFFLNEYEEALHYFLRAEKKMEEYRFQEWEKGYLLYVIGVTANHLYKNIIALEYTKQALAIFEKSYFFNRCAECRIILAIIHLRIKNFDESTKQLLLAETIADSFHDDSLRGIIYHNLGSIATHKGDSKKAIELLSRSLVAKEKDTLSAKVMTIYTLVKEYQKDNRPEKGMEIIDTWLEQIQADPLHRGYELHILYYKHLFTYGGHNEITIHFMVNELLPYFEQRNEWIHLADYYPIIGKYFEKKQKYKQASMYYSSAIEALKKLHEIGVTYV, encoded by the coding sequence ATGAATCTAGGAGAAAAGATTCGGTACTTCCGAAGAGTCAAAAACTTATCCCAGCAAGAACTCGCCGCCGGGATCTGTTCCATTCCCTATCTAAGCAAGATCGAAAACGGAGTAACCGAGCCATCAGAGGAAATACAGCAGCATTTAGCCGCACGATTGGAAATCAGATTGGATTCCATGGACGAAAATGAGATCATTCAAAAGTACATTGATCTTTTCTATTCGCTTTATCAAAAAGATTACCAATCAGCTGATCAGAAGTTTCAAACGTTAACAACTTCCCATTCACAATCGGTAGATGAAGAAATATTGCACAAAATATTCAAGAGTATCTATCTCTTGTTGGCAAAGGATGAAATAAATGAGGTTCAAGTTTTACTAAAAGAAGTGTCATACATAGACAGTGTGATGAACAGTGAGAAAGCATTTTATTACAACATCGCAAGAGGGCAGCTTAGCTTTTTTTTAAATGAATATGAGGAAGCTTTACATTATTTTCTGCGAGCTGAAAAGAAAATGGAGGAATACCGTTTCCAGGAATGGGAAAAGGGCTATCTCCTTTACGTGATCGGTGTCACAGCAAATCACCTCTATAAAAATATAATCGCTTTAGAATACACCAAGCAAGCATTAGCCATATTTGAGAAAAGCTACTTTTTTAATAGATGCGCCGAATGCAGAATTATACTGGCTATTATTCATCTTCGGATCAAAAACTTTGATGAATCCACTAAACAATTATTGCTTGCTGAAACCATTGCAGACTCTTTTCATGATGATAGTTTACGAGGAATTATCTATCACAACTTAGGCAGTATCGCGACCCATAAAGGAGATTCAAAAAAAGCGATCGAGCTTCTATCCCGAAGCCTGGTGGCAAAAGAAAAAGACACACTATCAGCGAAAGTAATGACGATCTATACGCTGGTGAAAGAATATCAAAAGGACAACCGCCCCGAAAAGGGAATGGAAATTATCGACACTTGGCTAGAACAAATCCAAGCTGATCCTCTGCACCGTGGTTATGAGCTTCATATACTCTATTACAAGCATTTGTTTACTTATGGTGGGCATAATGAAATAACGATACATTTTATGGTTAACGAGCTGCTTCCTTATTTCGAACAAAGAAATGAATGGATTCATTTGGCCGATTATTATCCCATTATCGGAAAATACTTTGAAAAAAAACAAAAGTACAAACAAGCGAGTATGTATTATTCTTCTGCCATTGAAGCATTGAAGAAATTGCATGAAATAGGTGTTACGTACGTGTGA
- a CDS encoding helix-turn-helix domain-containing protein has translation MNLGEKIRYFRRVKNLSQQELAAGICSIPYLSKIENGVTEPSEEIQQHLAERLEIRLDSLNENEILQNYVDLFYSIYQRDYQSANEKFQALTASHSQSVDEEILHKIFKSIYLVLVKHEIKEVQVLLKEVSYIDNVMNGEKAFYYFIAKGQLSFFVKDHEDALSYFLKAEKQLEENRFQEWEKGFLMYMIALTANHLYKNILALEYTKQALAIFEKNYFFLRCADCRIILAITHLRIKNFDESTKQLLLAETIANSFDDEPLKGIIYHNIGYIATHKGENEKAIELFSRSLKAKEKVPLSAKIMTIYALVKEYQKNNYHEKGLDLIETWLDQVQIDPLNRGYELHFLYHKQLFTYGEYNESIIHFMVNELLPYFEQRNEWVHLAEYYPIVGKYFENNQKYKQASMYYSSAIEALRKIHELGMG, from the coding sequence ATGAATCTAGGAGAAAAGATTCGATACTTCCGAAGAGTCAAAAACTTATCCCAGCAAGAACTGGCCGCCGGGATCTGCTCCATTCCCTATCTAAGCAAAATTGAGAACGGAGTAACTGAACCTTCAGAAGAGATACAGCAGCATTTAGCAGAGCGATTAGAAATCCGGTTAGATTCCTTAAACGAGAACGAGATCCTACAGAATTACGTTGATCTTTTTTATTCGATTTATCAGAGAGATTACCAATCAGCTAATGAGAAGTTTCAAGCTTTAACTGCTTCACATTCTCAATCCGTAGATGAAGAAATCCTGCACAAAATATTTAAGAGTATCTATCTCGTGTTGGTAAAACATGAAATAAAAGAGGTTCAAGTTTTACTAAAAGAAGTTTCATACATAGATAATGTAATGAATGGGGAAAAAGCATTTTATTACTTTATCGCTAAAGGGCAGCTAAGTTTTTTTGTAAAAGATCATGAGGATGCTTTGTCCTATTTTTTAAAGGCCGAAAAACAGTTGGAGGAAAATCGTTTTCAGGAATGGGAAAAAGGCTTTTTGATGTACATGATCGCTCTCACAGCAAATCATCTGTATAAAAACATACTTGCGTTGGAATACACGAAACAAGCTTTAGCGATATTTGAGAAAAACTACTTCTTTTTGAGATGTGCCGATTGCAGAATTATACTGGCTATTACCCATCTTCGAATCAAAAATTTTGATGAATCTACAAAACAATTATTACTTGCTGAAACCATTGCAAACTCCTTTGACGACGAGCCGCTAAAGGGAATAATCTACCATAACATAGGCTATATCGCCACTCATAAAGGGGAAAATGAAAAAGCCATAGAACTCTTTTCTCGAAGCTTGAAAGCAAAAGAAAAAGTGCCCCTATCAGCAAAAATTATGACGATCTATGCGCTGGTGAAAGAATATCAAAAAAATAATTATCATGAAAAAGGGCTGGACCTCATCGAAACCTGGCTGGATCAAGTTCAAATTGACCCGCTTAACCGTGGATATGAACTTCACTTCCTTTATCACAAACAATTATTTACATATGGAGAATATAACGAATCAATCATTCATTTTATGGTCAATGAGCTGCTTCCTTATTTCGAACAAAGAAACGAATGGGTTCATTTGGCTGAGTATTATCCGATAGTCGGAAAATATTTTGAAAACAATCAGAAGTATAAACAAGCGAGTATGTATTACTCTTCAGCCATTGAGGCTTTGAGAAAAATACATGAATTAGGAATGGGGTAA
- a CDS encoding helix-turn-helix domain-containing protein — MIHQRECPVETVIHVLGGKWKPIILWHLMESTQRFNDLEKLIPDVSQKMLTQHLRDLEQEGVIERTVYPIVPPKVEYSLSEYGKTLIPVAEVMCAWGKSHNERKREEPAS, encoded by the coding sequence ATGATTCATCAACGCGAATGTCCAGTCGAGACAGTCATTCATGTATTAGGGGGCAAATGGAAGCCGATTATTTTATGGCATTTGATGGAATCAACGCAACGTTTCAACGATTTAGAAAAGCTCATCCCTGATGTTTCCCAAAAAATGCTTACGCAACATCTACGAGACTTGGAACAAGAAGGTGTGATTGAAAGAACGGTATACCCCATCGTCCCTCCAAAAGTAGAATATTCATTAAGTGAATATGGCAAAACATTGATCCCTGTAGCCGAAGTAATGTGTGCTTGGGGAAAAAGTCATAATGAGCGAAAACGTGAAGAACCAGCTTCTTAA
- a CDS encoding NAD(P)H-binding protein: MKIIVFGATGNTGKRVLASGVKKGHEMTAFVRNPEKLYEQQGEQIARQVKVVNHNIMDPQSVYEALSYQDAAVIAAGNVSNGEEFIQIVDNIVSQCEDHPLFSGRVWLMGGAGLLVIPHTNIIGNDLPGFPPMFQYHNQNLKRVQQTKLDWSIMCPGTMVDATEESHLNHLYINADILPLPFPETVRELSEDELAGHMFSRIQELDVAYEDVANCMLNNLEVSGPFKGKRVGIAYRREM; this comes from the coding sequence ATGAAAATTATTGTTTTCGGCGCAACGGGAAATACAGGAAAGAGAGTGCTTGCATCGGGTGTAAAAAAGGGACATGAAATGACCGCTTTCGTGCGAAATCCGGAAAAACTTTACGAACAGCAAGGTGAGCAAATAGCTAGGCAAGTAAAGGTTGTAAACCATAACATCATGGACCCTCAGAGCGTCTACGAGGCGCTTAGTTACCAAGATGCCGCGGTGATTGCGGCCGGTAATGTCAGCAATGGAGAAGAGTTTATTCAAATCGTCGATAATATTGTTTCCCAGTGCGAAGATCATCCCTTGTTCTCCGGACGTGTATGGTTAATGGGAGGTGCGGGATTACTCGTGATTCCACATACCAATATCATTGGTAACGATCTGCCCGGCTTCCCTCCTATGTTCCAATATCATAATCAGAATCTGAAACGGGTTCAACAGACCAAGTTAGATTGGTCCATTATGTGTCCCGGAACAATGGTTGATGCTACGGAGGAATCCCACCTCAATCATCTGTATATTAACGCAGACATTTTACCCTTGCCGTTTCCGGAAACCGTACGGGAGCTATCAGAAGACGAATTGGCCGGCCATATGTTCAGCCGTATTCAGGAGCTTGATGTGGCTTATGAAGACGTGGCGAATTGCATGTTGAATAATCTCGAGGTTTCTGGCCCTTTTAAAGGTAAACGGGTGGGGATTGCATACCGAAGAGAGATGTAG
- a CDS encoding DUF2269 family protein, with protein sequence MYNYLLFIHIISAVTAIVAVTGYPVIMSCVRTVDQAKFGLRLLEKLAILPKIGGILLLLTGLSFGYLETYLFGELWYWLAVAIFFIILVILAVLLPSGMKQQLAFLQHTQGENLPEVYLRSRRRSLRLEITANFCVVTSILLMVFKPF encoded by the coding sequence ATGTATAATTACTTGTTGTTCATCCATATTATCTCTGCCGTTACGGCGATTGTCGCCGTCACTGGCTATCCGGTGATCATGAGCTGCGTTCGGACGGTGGACCAGGCAAAATTCGGATTAAGACTGTTAGAAAAGTTGGCGATCTTGCCAAAAATCGGGGGTATCCTACTGCTACTTACCGGTCTCTCGTTCGGATACCTAGAAACATATCTGTTCGGAGAGTTATGGTATTGGCTCGCTGTGGCCATCTTCTTTATTATTTTAGTTATCCTGGCTGTATTACTCCCATCCGGCATGAAGCAACAACTGGCATTTCTTCAGCATACTCAAGGCGAAAACTTGCCGGAAGTATACCTTCGAAGCCGCAGACGTTCCTTACGACTAGAGATAACTGCGAATTTCTGTGTTGTGACCTCTATTCTGTTGATGGTGTTCAAGCCTTTTTAA
- a CDS encoding DUF3953 domain-containing protein encodes MILFLSFTMLVMGLREFQKGQKGYVWLSIVVSIFLLFVSIKGFLLK; translated from the coding sequence ATGATATTGTTTTTAAGTTTTACGATGTTGGTAATGGGATTAAGGGAATTTCAAAAGGGACAAAAAGGTTACGTCTGGCTAAGTATAGTTGTATCTATATTTCTCTTATTTGTATCAATCAAAGGTTTCTTATTGAAGTAA
- a CDS encoding DinB family protein, protein MQIFFRYNWMVREDWYRWCEELSDEELLQERTGGMGSILHTLFHIVDVEWSWIRVLQGKTEFKESFNSYKSLNKVRKLDAEFHFEVENFVNNWDASMENLLFYDTLPDGRIVTDTWGEIMRHTIAHEIHHIGQLSIWARELGKKPVSANLIGRGLSSHLNK, encoded by the coding sequence TTGCAAATTTTTTTTAGGTATAACTGGATGGTAAGAGAAGACTGGTATCGTTGGTGTGAAGAGTTAAGTGATGAAGAACTTCTGCAGGAACGAACGGGTGGAATGGGAAGTATATTGCATACACTTTTCCATATTGTTGATGTCGAATGGAGCTGGATACGTGTCTTACAAGGTAAAACTGAATTTAAGGAGAGTTTCAATAGTTATAAAAGCTTGAACAAGGTTCGGAAATTGGACGCTGAATTTCATTTTGAGGTAGAAAACTTTGTAAACAATTGGGATGCTAGCATGGAAAATCTATTATTTTACGATACTTTACCGGATGGAAGAATTGTGACAGATACTTGGGGTGAAATCATGCGACATACCATTGCTCACGAAATTCACCATATAGGACAATTATCAATCTGGGCAAGGGAATTAGGAAAAAAGCCAGTTTCTGCAAACCTTATAGGTCGGGGTCTTTCCTCTCATTTAAATAAATAA
- a CDS encoding DUF2785 domain-containing protein encodes MNLPVDIVTMKECDLKKILTEIKNGNKHWAEVNKVLIVKSMINHIGSTDSELRDQLIYTCFYRLIIESNQLEQEVLKELLETSLKDLLFKGIGENGTDTVFTRAFTSLLVALILYRDNKDNFLSQSKVYQIKERLIQYINDEEDLRGYVPNRGWAHSIAHVADTFDELVKSPKISQSDYPEILAALWNKMFVSNSVYVHQEEERVVTPVIVMLNSGLEAKEIENLLDNLPHKLKTQKEQLEPEKYWFLVFNMKTFLKSFYMKLNKDSKLESLQNSIDQCLLKI; translated from the coding sequence ATGAATTTACCAGTAGATATCGTCACTATGAAAGAATGTGACCTTAAAAAAATATTAACTGAAATAAAAAATGGAAATAAGCACTGGGCTGAGGTCAATAAGGTACTAATAGTGAAATCAATGATTAATCATATTGGATCAACAGATAGTGAGCTCCGAGATCAGTTAATTTACACCTGTTTTTATCGATTAATAATTGAAAGTAACCAACTTGAACAAGAAGTTTTGAAAGAACTGTTAGAGACTAGTTTAAAGGATCTGTTGTTTAAAGGAATTGGTGAAAATGGAACTGACACTGTTTTTACTAGGGCTTTTACTTCACTTTTAGTAGCACTTATTTTATACAGAGATAATAAGGATAATTTTTTATCACAGAGCAAGGTGTATCAAATAAAAGAAAGATTAATTCAGTACATAAACGACGAGGAAGATTTAAGGGGATATGTTCCTAACAGAGGATGGGCACATAGTATTGCGCATGTAGCTGATACATTCGATGAACTTGTAAAAAGTCCGAAGATAAGTCAATCGGATTATCCAGAAATTTTAGCAGCACTATGGAATAAGATGTTTGTTTCTAATAGTGTCTATGTACATCAAGAAGAGGAGAGGGTAGTAACTCCTGTAATTGTAATGTTAAATAGCGGATTAGAAGCAAAGGAAATTGAAAATTTGTTAGATAATCTACCTCATAAATTAAAAACTCAAAAGGAACAACTTGAACCTGAAAAGTATTGGTTCTTAGTATTTAACATGAAAACATTTTTAAAAAGTTTTTATATGAAATTAAATAAGGACTCTAAGTTAGAATCCCTTCAGAATAGTATCGATCAATGTCTTTTAAAAATTTAA
- a CDS encoding DUF4406 domain-containing protein, with protein MRVITLCGSTKFKKQFREAEASLTLQGHIVMSLGFFEQSEGIKITEEQELIFKELHFKKIDMADEIFVIDVDGYIGSSTSKEIQYAKKTNKPVRYYSKGIDINRQIVTP; from the coding sequence ATGAGAGTAATAACCTTATGTGGCTCAACGAAGTTTAAGAAACAGTTTAGAGAAGCAGAGGCATCTTTAACTCTACAAGGACACATTGTAATGAGTCTTGGTTTTTTTGAACAAAGTGAAGGAATAAAAATTACAGAAGAGCAAGAACTCATATTTAAAGAATTGCATTTTAAAAAAATTGATATGGCTGATGAAATATTTGTTATCGATGTTGATGGTTATATAGGAAGTAGTACCAGTAAGGAAATTCAATATGCTAAAAAAACAAACAAACCTGTTCGTTATTATTCAAAAGGAATTGATATAAATAGACAAATTGTTACTCCATAA
- a CDS encoding CGNR zinc finger domain-containing protein, with protein MSDINKDVHKHDLLGGRLCLDFANTVSWHDSSEESQELLTSYEKLVNWSLHANILKKQQSLSLLKKAENQPSKAKKVLQQAIELRESIYQIFSLVLNNGTPAYNDLYILNKALGNAYGMMRIVPGEHKFSLEFLNCEETLDGMLPPIVQSTIDILISEKELSRVKKCEGDPCGWLFLDTSRNRSRRWCSMADCGNRAKAKRFYHNKKY; from the coding sequence ATGTCTGATATAAATAAAGATGTACACAAGCATGACTTGCTCGGCGGACGTTTGTGTTTGGATTTTGCCAATACAGTAAGTTGGCACGATAGTAGTGAGGAATCACAGGAATTGCTGACGAGTTACGAGAAGCTGGTAAACTGGAGTTTGCATGCCAATATTCTTAAGAAACAACAATCGCTTTCATTACTAAAAAAAGCAGAAAATCAACCTTCTAAAGCAAAAAAGGTTCTCCAACAAGCTATTGAACTACGGGAATCGATTTACCAAATTTTTAGTTTAGTATTAAACAATGGAACACCAGCCTATAATGATCTTTATATTTTGAATAAAGCCTTAGGCAATGCTTACGGGATGATGCGAATAGTGCCTGGTGAACATAAATTTTCATTGGAATTTTTGAATTGTGAAGAAACATTAGACGGAATGCTTCCACCGATTGTTCAATCTACTATTGACATTCTTATTTCTGAAAAAGAACTAAGTAGGGTAAAAAAGTGTGAAGGGGATCCATGTGGTTGGCTGTTTTTGGATACAAGCCGCAATCGTAGTAGACGTTGGTGTTCGATGGCAGACTGCGGGAATCGTGCAAAAGCAAAGAGATTTTATCATAATAAAAAATACTAG
- a CDS encoding GNAT family N-acetyltransferase gives MKFDIHPLTPERWHDVERLFGKNGACEGCWCMYWRVRNKDFKKRSNAINQADFKDIVEEGRKPGLLAYVEDQPVGWCSIAPREEFSERINHSHVFKSVDNKPVWSILCFFVHKDFRNRGIARQLLRHAIEFAKTQGAKTLEAFPKDNADRTSDAAVYMGTIDLYQEFNFVEVHRHHPKRPIMRYEIT, from the coding sequence ATGAAATTTGATATCCATCCGTTGACGCCAGAGCGATGGCATGATGTGGAGCGATTGTTTGGTAAAAATGGAGCTTGTGAAGGGTGTTGGTGTATGTACTGGCGAGTAAGAAATAAGGATTTTAAAAAAAGAAGTAACGCAATAAATCAAGCTGATTTTAAGGACATTGTTGAAGAAGGACGGAAACCGGGGTTATTAGCATATGTAGAGGATCAGCCAGTCGGTTGGTGTTCGATTGCACCCCGTGAGGAATTCAGTGAACGAATCAATCATTCTCATGTCTTTAAATCGGTAGATAATAAACCGGTTTGGTCCATTCTTTGCTTTTTCGTACACAAAGATTTCCGAAATCGAGGGATTGCAAGGCAATTGTTGAGGCATGCCATTGAATTCGCAAAGACACAGGGTGCCAAAACATTGGAAGCCTTCCCAAAGGACAATGCTGACAGAACTTCTGATGCAGCAGTTTACATGGGAACAATCGATTTATATCAAGAATTTAATTTTGTTGAAGTTCATCGCCATCACCCAAAACGACCCATCATGAGATATGAAATCACCTAA
- a CDS encoding MFS transporter has translation MGFFQFHRNIKVRMIESFLSITIGEMIFPFMAIYLTASFGIERVGLLLLLNVFIGMIINLLSGYLSDSYGRKKLLMYSEMFRFLAFFIMMLCNSPWFHSAIITFLMMIVNTICTALSGPTNQAMLIDVSKPEERKSIFSIMFWITNLSIAIGSIVGGIMFKHHLFELFVALVITSLITFLLITFFIQESYIPNKKRKLSTSHIQQILNNYHAVFKDKVFIWFVLAGVLVLSMEFHLGNYIGIRLASEFTEQHFMGWTFGGIELTGMLRTENTILVVVLALFGTRMLSTLKDRQILIYSWLIFIAGYSIISYSNNLWLLLSAMFIATIAEVVRVPVEQNYLASLPPENARSSYFAVSGMKNNLTQLICSITVTVSAFMSNLATTFFITVSGLCGVIIFIRIAKSLDERLVRKEGAEKLEAAN, from the coding sequence ATGGGTTTTTTTCAGTTTCATCGTAATATTAAAGTCCGGATGATTGAATCATTTTTAAGTATTACTATTGGAGAGATGATTTTCCCATTCATGGCAATCTATCTTACAGCATCATTTGGGATTGAAAGGGTCGGGTTACTTTTGCTGCTAAATGTGTTCATTGGGATGATAATCAATCTTTTGAGTGGTTATCTTTCAGACAGTTACGGGAGAAAAAAATTGCTCATGTATTCTGAAATGTTCCGATTTTTAGCTTTTTTTATCATGATGCTTTGTAATTCACCATGGTTTCATTCTGCTATTATCACTTTTTTGATGATGATAGTAAATACGATTTGCACAGCACTCTCAGGACCGACTAACCAGGCGATGCTTATCGATGTGAGTAAACCGGAAGAAAGAAAGTCGATCTTTTCAATCATGTTTTGGATAACTAATCTGTCAATCGCTATCGGAAGCATCGTTGGTGGGATTATGTTCAAACACCATTTATTTGAATTATTTGTTGCCTTGGTAATAACATCTTTGATCACTTTTCTCTTAATCACTTTTTTTATTCAAGAGAGTTATATTCCAAATAAGAAAAGAAAGCTTTCAACTAGTCACATTCAACAGATATTAAATAACTATCATGCAGTCTTTAAAGATAAGGTATTTATTTGGTTTGTGTTAGCGGGTGTTTTGGTCTTATCAATGGAGTTCCATTTAGGAAATTACATTGGAATAAGGCTGGCAAGTGAATTTACAGAACAGCATTTTATGGGTTGGACATTTGGAGGAATCGAATTAACAGGAATGCTTCGAACAGAGAATACAATTCTCGTTGTTGTCTTAGCTCTGTTTGGAACAAGAATGCTTTCTACACTGAAAGACCGTCAAATACTTATATACAGTTGGCTCATTTTTATCGCTGGGTACTCTATCATCTCCTATTCTAATAATTTATGGCTCTTATTAAGCGCCATGTTTATTGCTACGATTGCAGAGGTCGTTCGTGTTCCAGTGGAACAAAACTATCTTGCAAGCCTTCCTCCTGAAAACGCCCGAAGCTCCTATTTTGCGGTTAGCGGTATGAAAAATAATTTAACTCAGCTTATATGTTCTATAACGGTTACGGTCAGTGCTTTCATGTCCAATTTAGCAACAACATTTTTTATAACAGTCAGTGGACTTTGCGGAGTTATTATTTTTATCAGGATTGCCAAGTCTCTCGATGAGAGATTAGTAAGGAAAGAGGGAGCGGAAAAGCTAGAAGCTGCTAACTAA
- a CDS encoding VOC family protein — translation MKINRIDHVSINVNDLSRAKAFFLDLGLEVQAEWELDGEQLDRIVGLNDVKTSCVGLGMPDGQAWIELVKFYTPSDEIDIQQPFANTLGIRHICFAVEDIEAIVAKLKKKGTEIFSEIQQYEESYKLCYVRGPEGIILELAEKIS, via the coding sequence ATGAAGATTAATAGAATAGATCATGTGAGTATAAACGTAAACGATCTTTCACGCGCTAAAGCGTTTTTTCTTGATTTAGGACTTGAAGTGCAAGCGGAATGGGAGTTGGATGGAGAACAGTTGGACAGAATTGTTGGTCTTAATGATGTTAAAACGTCATGTGTAGGATTAGGGATGCCAGATGGTCAAGCATGGATAGAACTAGTCAAATTTTATACGCCATCAGATGAAATCGATATTCAGCAACCTTTTGCAAATACACTGGGTATCCGACATATTTGCTTTGCGGTTGAAGATATTGAAGCTATTGTTGCAAAATTGAAAAAGAAGGGCACGGAAATCTTTAGTGAGATACAGCAATATGAAGAAAGTTATAAGTTATGCTACGTTCGTGGTCCAGAGGGAATTATTTTAGAACTGGCGGAGAAAATCAGTTAA
- a CDS encoding VOC family protein yields the protein MSIFRNPQVVLFSSDVVRAAAFYQGLGFTETFRVPKDGEPIHIDLVLDDYRIGIASVSSTRDDHGLDPLSHGQRAAVILWTDDTAAAFKAIISKGAKDLVSPYEWLGRLLIARVTDPDGNPIQIVQNL from the coding sequence GTGTCGATTTTTCGTAATCCTCAAGTTGTTCTGTTCAGTTCGGATGTAGTTAGAGCGGCTGCGTTCTATCAGGGTCTGGGTTTTACCGAGACCTTTCGAGTACCAAAAGATGGCGAACCGATTCATATTGATTTGGTTCTCGATGACTACAGAATCGGCATTGCATCTGTTTCCTCTACGCGGGATGATCACGGCCTCGACCCCTTGTCACATGGGCAGCGTGCTGCAGTAATTTTGTGGACCGATGACACTGCCGCAGCTTTTAAAGCCATCATCTCGAAGGGTGCCAAAGACCTGGTCTCACCTTACGAATGGCTCGGCCGACTACTCATTGCTCGGGTTACAGATCCGGACGGGAATCCAATTCAGATTGTGCAAAATCTCTGA
- a CDS encoding GNAT family N-acetyltransferase, translating into MNPLLLDIPLQLETERLILRAPLQSGDGEIVYEAIKDSFDELKAWLSLFQELPTVEETEILLRNAHINFLKRESLRFLIFDKCGGKDFIGTTSLHRINWDIPKCEMGYWINTKYSGNGYMTEAVKELANFGLNHFAFKRIEIRCDSRNFKSRFIPEKLGFILEGILRNEDLNADGSKLTDTCIYSKIN; encoded by the coding sequence ATGAACCCTTTGTTATTAGATATTCCTTTACAATTAGAAACTGAAAGGCTAATTCTTCGAGCACCACTTCAATCTGGAGACGGAGAAATTGTATACGAAGCAATTAAAGATTCCTTTGATGAATTAAAAGCGTGGTTGTCGCTTTTCCAAGAACTTCCTACTGTTGAAGAAACAGAAATCCTATTAAGGAATGCGCATATCAATTTTTTAAAAAGAGAAAGTTTGCGTTTTCTTATCTTTGATAAATGTGGCGGCAAGGACTTTATTGGAACTACAAGCCTCCATAGGATTAACTGGGACATTCCAAAATGTGAAATGGGATACTGGATTAATACAAAATATAGCGGTAATGGATATATGACGGAAGCGGTAAAGGAGTTAGCTAACTTCGGATTAAATCATTTCGCATTTAAGAGAATTGAAATAAGATGTGACTCAAGAAACTTTAAAAGTCGCTTTATACCGGAAAAGCTAGGTTTTATACTTGAAGGTATTTTAAGGAATGAGGATCTAAACGCAGATGGCAGCAAGCTGACGGACACTTGTATTTATTCTAAAATAAATTAA
- a CDS encoding DNA alkylation repair protein, with translation MNLEMVMEELEALGKERTKKIYISNGAHEPLFGVATGAMKPIVKKIKKNQSLAEELYSTGNYDAMYFAGIIAEPKAMTEADFERWIDTAYFYMISDYVVAVTLAETDIAQEVADKWIASGEELRMSAGWSCYCWLLGNRPDSEFSESKIANMLENVEKTIRESPERTKYAMNSFIYTVGVSYLPLHDKAVDTAKAVGPVEFNQDKKKSKFLHASETIQKAMDRGQLGFKRKYVRC, from the coding sequence ATGAATTTAGAAATGGTTATGGAAGAACTTGAAGCCCTGGGCAAGGAACGGACTAAGAAAATATATATATCCAACGGTGCGCACGAACCGCTTTTTGGCGTGGCTACTGGCGCTATGAAGCCCATCGTCAAAAAGATTAAAAAAAATCAATCTTTAGCTGAGGAGCTCTACAGTACAGGGAACTACGACGCCATGTACTTTGCCGGCATAATAGCAGAACCAAAAGCAATGACTGAGGCGGATTTTGAGCGTTGGATAGATACGGCGTATTTTTATATGATTTCCGATTATGTGGTAGCAGTAACTTTAGCTGAAACAGATATTGCACAAGAAGTTGCCGATAAATGGATCGCAAGCGGTGAAGAGTTGAGAATGTCTGCGGGCTGGAGTTGTTACTGCTGGCTTTTAGGCAATCGGCCAGATAGCGAATTTTCCGAAAGCAAGATCGCCAATATGCTTGAAAATGTGGAAAAAACGATTCGCGAATCTCCCGAAAGAACGAAATACGCTATGAATAGTTTTATTTACACAGTGGGGGTGTCCTATTTGCCCCTCCATGATAAGGCTGTTGATACCGCAAAGGCAGTTGGTCCAGTTGAATTCAATCAGGATAAGAAAAAAAGCAAGTTCCTACACGCTTCCGAAACTATTCAAAAAGCAATGGATAGAGGTCAGCTTGGCTTCAAACGCAAATATGTAAGGTGTTAA